In Helianthus annuus cultivar XRQ/B chromosome 3, HanXRQr2.0-SUNRISE, whole genome shotgun sequence, a single window of DNA contains:
- the LOC110931997 gene encoding RNA polymerase-associated protein LEO1-like: MKEHETYMMNKVLENMLGKSVEQRFEEIEVEEVRAKRQAEIDAEMKFKGKGVEGSDLVERAIVLSTDPESPIQNPRSISTVSAIFEEDVLMDDIITAEDDVFSASSHSDDDGNDDDDDQGGTGVKVSEASNEQTVDDYMHDDANEVSDNVDGEGENVDDQNADEVEKLILRIEPEVEEGEIRHTYTLDEVLKMFNVNENEFKFDFEEELNAFDINQQSEYQYKYVDEADNYDRVEVEDCTVEESVNEDTSDFPTLVEFFSQENRDELRRKVAEILKDKNFDGTTKDPQCEERKKWFRKSNERKFKRHLKFYKRDRDVSLGDIISWGFLPQVNTYAIRREYGVQ, from the exons ATGAAAGAACATGAAACttatatgatgaacaaagtgcttgaaaatatgcttggTAAGTCTGTGGAGCAAAGGTTTGAAGAGATTGAAGTTGAGGAAGTTAGAGCGAAACGTCAAGCTGAAATTGATGCTGAAATGAAGTTCAAAGGCAAAGGTGTTGAAGGTTCTGATCTTGTTGAAAGGGCAATAGTTCTATCTACTGATCCTGAGTCTCCTATTCAGAATCCACGTTCGATTTCTACAGTGTCTGCTATCTTTGAGGAAGATGTATTAATGGATGATATCATTACTGCTGAAg ATGATGTATTCTCTGCAAGCAGTCACAGTGATGACGatggtaatgatgatgatgatgatcagggTGGTACTGGTGTTAAAGTTTCTGAAGCGTCAAATGAACAAACTGTTGATGACTATATGCATGATGATGCAAATGAAGTGTCAGATAATGTTGATGGAGAGGGGGAGAATGTGGATGATCAGAATGCCGATGAAGTTGAGAAGTTGATTCTTCGTATTGAGCCTGAGGTAGAAGAAGGAGAAATCAGGCATACGTATACTTTAGATGAAGTTCTCAAGATGTTTAATGTTAATGAAAATGAGTTCAAATTTGATTTCGAAGAAGAGTTGAATGCTTTTGATATCAATCAACAATCCGAGTATCAGTACAAGTATGTTGATGAAGCTGATAACTATGATAGGGTTGAGGTTGAAGATTGTACTGTTGAAGAGAGTGTGAATGAAGATACTTCAGACTTTCCAACTCTGGTTGAGTTCTTCAGTCAAGAGAATAGAGATGAACTGAGGagaaaagttgctgaaattttgaaagataagAACTTTGATGGTACTACAAAAGATCCACAGTGCGAAGAACGCAAGAAGTGGTTCAGGAAGAGTAATGAAAGAAAGTTCAAACGTCATTTGAAGTTTTACAAGAGGGATAGAGATGTTTCGCTTGGTGATATCATCAGTTGGGGATTCTTACCACAGGTGAACACTTATGCAATTAGAAGAGAATATGGCGTGCAATAA